The sequence below is a genomic window from Dyadobacter chenwenxiniae.
GAGAAGCAAGGTTACCAGACGGGTTAAAGTCGTAAACTTTTGTCTCATGGTAAATTTTAGTAAGTTAAATAAAGGTAGCTTAATGGGTCTTTACTGACGAAACCTAAAATGACATCTCTAAAATTGAGCGTACACTTTTAGACGGCATGAGTATCGATATTTCAAAATAAATATAATTATTAACAAAAACATAACATTTATTAAAAAATATTAATAATAAGCATATAAACCTAGTAGAGTGTTTGGTTATTTTAGCGATTGACCTTTATTTTCGAGAGCAAATGCTGCCCAATTCGCTCGCCCTGAGCCTGGCCATTTACAATCGCTGACCTAAAATGGATTCCTCCGTATAATCTGCTGATGCCTGCTTCGTCACTCGCGTGCTTAAAAGACCTGAAACTGCGGACCGGCAATCCGTAATCGGTTTCTGTATGGTCATCGAAGGCAAAATTATCGCCGAAAATCGCTGTTAATACCACGGCCGCAGCAGCTGAGATCACGCTATGGCCACTGGTATATTCAGGAAAAGGCGGCGTCTGCAGCAATGGTCGCCATTTTTCGTCCATATAAGCATTGATAACTGTCTCTGGCCGGATGAACTGGCTCCTGTATTTTTCATCCCAGCAACTGATGAACCCGTCGTATAAAGCCATGGAAGTCATCATATAAGCAGCTGCCGTCCCTTGCCAATTCTTGCCCTTACTTTCGGCTGCCTGGCCTGCAATGGAAATCCAATGTCCGCCGGGAGATAGTTTTTTTGTCGCAAAATTAAGATGCCCCTGTGTGTTGAGGTAAAACGGATTACAGTCCCAAAAGCTTGCAAGAAGGATCTCTTCTTTTGTTAACTTTTTGGTAATATCATAGACCTCTTTTACTTCCTTCATAAACAAACTCGCCGGGTCGGTACTATATACATGCGGCGGAACCGGCTTAAACTGCCCGGCGGAGTCGAGGCTCACAGGCCGGATTTGGGACCAATACGGTTCGACCGCGTCTATAAAACCTGGCGGAGTGGGCGTCCATTTGCCTTTTTGTTTGCTGTAAGTGTAGCGGCGTTTCGCCCTTGTTTTTGCGTAATTATCTGTCAAAGACCAGGTTAATATGCTGTCACTCACAGCCTGGCCAAGTCTTATTGAATTGTTATAAACCAATGTATCTGTCTCCCGGAAGTCATTCAATATCACTGTAATGCTATCTGTCAGCAAATGTTCCGAGAACACCAGCTTCCCGCTGGTTTTGAAAAAAGCATAAACCGCGGCTAACTGGTAGTTAACCTTCTCGTCTCGTTTTAAGGCGGGTATGTCAGGAAAACCGGAGATCTGGCCATGCATGGTTTGATAATTTTTATCCTGCATAACCAGCAATTCGTATGCTGCAACATTGGCATACAGATAGATACGACTGGCAACCGGTGGTGAAAATATGTCATGCACGATTACACGCGTCAGGTTCCTCTCCGCCCTATGCAAAAGCTGGGGTGACGGGCCCGCATAGAGTGCAAACCCATAAAAAAAGTTGACAACCAGGAATGTTACCAGCCTGTATATAATAGATCGCTTTTTCATTTCTGCTCATTACATTGAAAGATAACAGGCATTGAATTATTAACGGATAACACTATACGCGAATCGTCCAGGCCAGTTCCACTCCTGATTTCGCCCATAGCCCAAAAACCGGATTGCACCAGATCCACCGATTCAAATTTAAAAGGCGCAACCTGGCGCAACATTACACCAACAGACGCATCGCACGGGCCTAGCTGAACGCGATAAGATGAGAAGTTGCCCGCCAGAAGCAATGTTGTGCCGGCTTCTTTATTCAGTTTCACGGGAACAATTGCGCTGACCCTCGATATCTGCGCTTCCTGCGGCAACTGGTGGATTTCAAATTTAAAGTTGCCTTTATTTTCAAGGGCAATGCTGGCCAGTTGCTTGCAAAAGACTTTTTTACTCTTGTCCACTGCTTCCTGGCCAAATATATCCACTACGGTTGCATCTGCATACAGCGCATAATTGGTGTATTTTCTTTTCAAATAAGGCATTTGGTCCAGCATCTCATCACGGGAAAACATCGGGTAACTTTTGTCTCCGATGTAATATGTGCAAACCGGATCGATTACGCCGTTTTTGTCAAAATCATCATAGTAGATCGTCACAGGCTGCCCGCCAGATGCTTTATATTGATTGTTCAGCCCTCCGTTCCCTAAAACGAAATCCATATCGCCATCACGATCCAAGTCAACGGGCGTTAATGCGGCCCACATGCCGTCGCTGTCTTCCAGAGCTGCCGAGCGCTGTTCCTTGAATGCATTGCCGACGTTTTTGAAGACTTTAACAGCCATCCAGTCGCCTATTAACATCAAATCGGGCTTCTTGTCCTGATCCAAATCCTCAAACGAAGCGCCCGTAACCATTCCTGGATTGAGCAAGTCTTTGGACCACTCTGCAGTGGCATCTGTGAACTTAACATTGCTTCCCTGACTGTCATTTCTTAGAATATAGCTCCTCGCAGCCATCGGGAACGACCCGGGAACAGCGCGGCCACCTACGAAAAGATCCATATCGCCGTCGCCGTCAATGTCCGCGCTAACTGCACATTGCTTCGGATTTTTCATGGAAGGCAGTGCCAAAACATCTTCATGAAAATTTCCCTTCCCATCATTAATATACAAATGGTCCCGATACTCCGGCGCCTGATCTTCGAATTCATTGCCTCCGCTGACAACGTACAAGTCCTGGTCACCATCCTTTTCTGCATCAAAAAATAATGCACTCACTTCTTCACAAGCCGCATTTTGCCGCCATGGCTGCGTGGCTGCACCTTCAAATTTCCCGTCCTGCTTTTGCAAATACAGCACACCAAACTGATTGGAGGCGCCTCCGAAAAAGAGGTCCTCGAGACCATCCCCATTCACGTCCGCCTTTACCAGTGCCGGCCCGAGCCTGGACAATTGATAAGGCAGAAGCACTTCCACTTTGAAGTCGACAAATTCATTTTCCTGGTGAATGAAGTCTATGCCAACGCTTTGTGCAGATATTTTTTGAAATGTTGTTTTTAAAAGGGCCGTGTCTTTTTTCGGCTCTTCTTTCTCTTCCGGTTCTTTTAATATCAAAACTTTTTCAGCCGGATTCACCAACATTGTTACTTTGCCGGAAGGCCAGAGGACTTTCAGCGAATCAATTTCGGCTGCTTTTCCCAAACCGAAATGCAAATCTGACGTCATGGTCGCCTGATAACCTCTCACCGGGTAAAGCTCCGCGTATTGGGAAGTGCCATTGGCATACACCCAAACCTTGCTTCCCAATGCCTGCGTATTTTTACCGAGGCCGGAAAGTCTGATGGTTAAGCTTTTTTGATCACTATTATTTTGATAAATCGAAACCGGTTCATTTATGTTTGAAATTACAATGTCCAGGTCGCCATCACCGTCAAAATCTGCGTAAGCGGCCGCATTGGAAACAGCTTCTTCGTTAAAGCCCCACTTTTTAGAAACATCTTCAAAGGCAAACTGCTTCAGGCCATCGGCCGTATTTCGGAAAAGGTAATTTTTCAGTTTGTTGGAAGGCATTTTCTGCACGAGGCCGTAAGTTTTGAAATTCAGATTCCCCCTGGCTACTTCTTTCATTTGCTCGTCGGCAACGGTGTATTTGAGGAAATCCATATTGGTAAAATCGCGCAGATAACCATTGGTAATGAGCAGATCTTTCCAGCCGTCATTGTCCAGATCGGCCATTAAGCCCGCCCAGCTCCAATCCGTGTTGGCAACGCCCGCCATTTGCCCGATTTCACTGAATTTTACATGGCCTTCTGCATCCACGCCGCGGTTCAGATGCAGCATATTGCGCATATTCTGATGATAGTAACCGCTGTCGAGGAGCAAATGATATTGGTCGTAAACATCGGGCCCTTTGAGCAGTTTTTGTCTGTGATTGTCTTCCGGAAGCATATCCAGTGTAAGCACGTCGGGTTTCCCATCGTTATTAAAATCACCCACATCGGCGCCCATGGAGAATTTGGAAACGTGTGTAAATGATTTTTTCAGCGATTCTGTGAATGTGCCGTTCTTGTTGTTGACATAATAGCAATCCACTTCCGTGTAATCGCTCGTTGTGTACAAATCCGGCCAGCCGTCCTGATTCATGTCCGCCACGATCACGCTCAGACCGAAATTTAATGCATTATTAATGATGCCTGCTTTTTGCGTAACATCCTTAAATTTCAGCTTTCCATTTTCACTAATGTTTTCAAAAAGCCTGTTTCCATAATAAGGATTGGGCGTCGCTCGCATTTCGCGGGTGTTCAGGAAAGGGTTAACCGTGTGATTGGAGTGGTTCAAAAGAAACATATCCAGGTCGCCATCTTTGTCATAATCAAAAAAAGCAGCCTGCGTAGATTGTGATCCAATGGCATTCAAACCAGCCTCAACGGCCATTTCCTTAAAAACCGGAACGCCGTTTTTGATCCCCTGATTGATGAAAAGCTCGTTATTACGATCGGAAAGCTTACGGAAAAAGCCCGAATGACAAACGTAAATATCCAGAAGCCCATCGCCATTTACATCCGCGACGCTCACGCCCGTAGACCAGGTTCCGTTGCCTTCTACTTTTGCCTTTTTGCTAATGTCTTCAAATGTAATTTTCCAAGCAGCTGATTTATTGATATACAACTTGTTATCAACTGTATTTCCGGAAATAAAAAGATCCGGCGAGCCATCATTATTGAAATCGCCTATGCCAATACCATTGCCATTGTAAAGATATTCGTAACGGAAAATATGCAGTGAATCGTTTTCCTCGATCTTGTTGATAAAATTAACCCTTGTGTCTTTCGGTGACAGGAGCGTAAAGAGGGTTTGTGAGCGGCCCGGCCTGGAAGTGCCGAGGAGGGGGATTAGAAAAATGAGTGTAACGTACAGTTTACTCATGCATCAAGGTTTACCCGGTATATGTGCTACCCAGTGAAAATGTTCAATTCCATTTAAAGACCAGATTTTCATCTCCGGCCGCGCGTTCTACATACATTAAAATTAAAGTCATCATTTCCTGGTCGCTCCGCATGTTCCCCGTTGACATCACCAGTTCTGGAGGTCTGTGCGGATTGGCCGGATTGGCAGCCGTATTGTCATAAGTGCCTTCTACGTGCACAATGGCCCCTTTTGGCAGTAGCAAAGGCTTTTTGTATTTATAAATCTCCTGCCAGCGAAAATCCCACGCAGGCACATGCACGAGCTTGATCGTGTCGCCTGCGGCCGTGGTCGCGTAAGCTTTGAATTCCTTGCCCAGATAATGCATATGCGGCCAGGCATAAAGCAGCGAAACGTCCGGCTGGTTGTTGGCAATGCGCAAACGGAAGCTTTTAACCTCGTCTGCGAAAATCATGAACGGCGGACTAATGTCCTTCTCCCCGATCCCGCCGGAACCCAGACTGATCACCTTTACCTTGCGTTTGATCGGGCTGGTTTTAAAGAAAATGTTCACGCCATCCATGCTTTCCGCATCAACGGAAGAAGGTCCGAAATGCACGGTTACCAGCACGACGCCGCGCTTTGGCATGACCCAACCCATGTCTTCCGGGTAAGTTTCAACAGTGGTCCCGGGAATCCAGCCGCCGTAATAAGTCATTTCTTTTTTGTACTTGACCCACTCATAATATTTATCGCCGGAAGGTCCGCTCAGATCTACAAAATCGACCGTATTATTCAAGTCAATTGCGGGATCAGCCACCGGGTGGATCGCGAAATTGGCGTGGTGAATAAGTTTTTTGTTATTGGAAGTAAATTCGATGGCCTCAACATTAGCCTCCTGGCCAAGCTCGAAAGGGATTTTGAACATCACAAACCTTTCCGCAGCATCGCCTTTGACAACAAATCCCTCCTTCAAGCGGAGCGAAAGATCCGGCTTGCGCTTATAGGCCGTTCCCGCATTGACCCTCGCCTGCAAATCCTGCTCAGCTTTCAGGTTCTGCTTTCCTTTCGGTGTCCCGCCATCGATCCAGCCGACGATGGTTTTAATGTCTTTATCGCTCAGCGAGCGGTCATTGGCAAAAGAATTGAAATGATTATCCGCTTTCCAGGGCGGCATATAGCGCGAGCTCACGACCTGTTTGATGAACTTGGATCGCTTACTAACATCCTCAAAAGTGATCAATGGAAAGGGAGCCGCTTCGCCCGTCCGGTGGCAAGGCACGCAATTGGCATGAACAATGGGCTGGACATCCTTATAAAACTCCGGAACCTGGCCTGCACACAAATCACACAACAACAAAAGCACAAACAAAAGGCCTTCTCGGAACGGCATGGTTATGAGTGGGTTTAACTCATGCAATTTAGTAATAGAAAATTAATTTTAAAATAATTTAAGAAAGGCTGCTACACTTTATAGTTTGTCTAAATCACTGATCGAATAGATGGTCACACCACTTCTTTTTTGAAATTCTTTGCCTCCATAAATAAGGTTAAGACTTGCTTCCCCTGTAATTTTCTTGAAATGATTTAATCCATTGAAAAAGTCATTTTGAATGGTTTTGCCGGATTTGATCTCAACAACCTTCAAATCAACGCCCTCTGTAATGAGCAAGTCTATTTCGTTTTGGCTATAATCTCTCCAAAAATAGAAGTGCGGCTGTCTTCCTTGGTTCAGAACATTCTTTTGAAGTTCATTGATAATCAGGTTTTCATATAAAGCGCCTTTTGCAAAATGAACATTTAATTGCTCCACA
It includes:
- a CDS encoding VCBS repeat-containing protein; translated protein: MSKLYVTLIFLIPLLGTSRPGRSQTLFTLLSPKDTRVNFINKIEENDSLHIFRYEYLYNGNGIGIGDFNNDGSPDLFISGNTVDNKLYINKSAAWKITFEDISKKAKVEGNGTWSTGVSVADVNGDGLLDIYVCHSGFFRKLSDRNNELFINQGIKNGVPVFKEMAVEAGLNAIGSQSTQAAFFDYDKDGDLDMFLLNHSNHTVNPFLNTREMRATPNPYYGNRLFENISENGKLKFKDVTQKAGIINNALNFGLSVIVADMNQDGWPDLYTTSDYTEVDCYYVNNKNGTFTESLKKSFTHVSKFSMGADVGDFNNDGKPDVLTLDMLPEDNHRQKLLKGPDVYDQYHLLLDSGYYHQNMRNMLHLNRGVDAEGHVKFSEIGQMAGVANTDWSWAGLMADLDNDGWKDLLITNGYLRDFTNMDFLKYTVADEQMKEVARGNLNFKTYGLVQKMPSNKLKNYLFRNTADGLKQFAFEDVSKKWGFNEEAVSNAAAYADFDGDGDLDIVISNINEPVSIYQNNSDQKSLTIRLSGLGKNTQALGSKVWVYANGTSQYAELYPVRGYQATMTSDLHFGLGKAAEIDSLKVLWPSGKVTMLVNPAEKVLILKEPEEKEEPKKDTALLKTTFQKISAQSVGIDFIHQENEFVDFKVEVLLPYQLSRLGPALVKADVNGDGLEDLFFGGASNQFGVLYLQKQDGKFEGAATQPWRQNAACEEVSALFFDAEKDGDQDLYVVSGGNEFEDQAPEYRDHLYINDGKGNFHEDVLALPSMKNPKQCAVSADIDGDGDMDLFVGGRAVPGSFPMAARSYILRNDSQGSNVKFTDATAEWSKDLLNPGMVTGASFEDLDQDKKPDLMLIGDWMAVKVFKNVGNAFKEQRSAALEDSDGMWAALTPVDLDRDGDMDFVLGNGGLNNQYKASGGQPVTIYYDDFDKNGVIDPVCTYYIGDKSYPMFSRDEMLDQMPYLKRKYTNYALYADATVVDIFGQEAVDKSKKVFCKQLASIALENKGNFKFEIHQLPQEAQISRVSAIVPVKLNKEAGTTLLLAGNFSSYRVQLGPCDASVGVMLRQVAPFKFESVDLVQSGFWAMGEIRSGTGLDDSRIVLSVNNSMPVIFQCNEQK
- a CDS encoding vanadium-dependent haloperoxidase — translated: MKKRSIIYRLVTFLVVNFFYGFALYAGPSPQLLHRAERNLTRVIVHDIFSPPVASRIYLYANVAAYELLVMQDKNYQTMHGQISGFPDIPALKRDEKVNYQLAAVYAFFKTSGKLVFSEHLLTDSITVILNDFRETDTLVYNNSIRLGQAVSDSILTWSLTDNYAKTRAKRRYTYSKQKGKWTPTPPGFIDAVEPYWSQIRPVSLDSAGQFKPVPPHVYSTDPASLFMKEVKEVYDITKKLTKEEILLASFWDCNPFYLNTQGHLNFATKKLSPGGHWISIAGQAAESKGKNWQGTAAAYMMTSMALYDGFISCWDEKYRSQFIRPETVINAYMDEKWRPLLQTPPFPEYTSGHSVISAAAAVVLTAIFGDNFAFDDHTETDYGLPVRSFRSFKHASDEAGISRLYGGIHFRSAIVNGQAQGERIGQHLLSKIKVNR
- a CDS encoding c-type cytochrome translates to MPFREGLLFVLLLLCDLCAGQVPEFYKDVQPIVHANCVPCHRTGEAAPFPLITFEDVSKRSKFIKQVVSSRYMPPWKADNHFNSFANDRSLSDKDIKTIVGWIDGGTPKGKQNLKAEQDLQARVNAGTAYKRKPDLSLRLKEGFVVKGDAAERFVMFKIPFELGQEANVEAIEFTSNNKKLIHHANFAIHPVADPAIDLNNTVDFVDLSGPSGDKYYEWVKYKKEMTYYGGWIPGTTVETYPEDMGWVMPKRGVVLVTVHFGPSSVDAESMDGVNIFFKTSPIKRKVKVISLGSGGIGEKDISPPFMIFADEVKSFRLRIANNQPDVSLLYAWPHMHYLGKEFKAYATTAAGDTIKLVHVPAWDFRWQEIYKYKKPLLLPKGAIVHVEGTYDNTAANPANPHRPPELVMSTGNMRSDQEMMTLILMYVERAAGDENLVFKWN